AGTTCCATaaattgttttttacttttctctaTTCCATTCATGTGCTAAATAATAAAGATGAACGCAAACTCTTTATTGAAATGATTTTATAGAACATGACTTATGTCCAGTGTATCAGTTGTTTAACTAGATTTTATAAGTTTTCGacttaaattgataaaatcaaGATCTATGAcctaatttcttttgtttttggtagtGGATAATAGAGAGGAGTAGGGGCAACCAACCAATTAGGCTCCTCTAACAAAACCCAAGGATGAAATAAAGGACATTGGATGGGTACCCATGTCTTACAAAAAAGGACCCAAAAACAACTTTGGCATCACCTTTGGCTTTGAATAGAACATAGGAGTAAGTTAAGGTGAACAACAATTGAGACAGCCAAGAAATTAAGCAACATTCGCTTCAACCCAAGTAGGGAAACTGGAGACATGTGAGGCAGTCCAAACATATATTTTGGAATATTGCAAAGCCGAAGAAGGTGCAAAAATTGttacatcaacatcatcaaagtttatttttaaaaaccttAAGATGAAGTTTGGAATGGAGGGGATCTCATCTAAGTGTGTTTTAGGAAGTTGCATGCGAGGAGTAAGAGAGGCTGATCTCAGTTGCAAAGAGTGTGAGCATTCATTTATCTGATTTGTCAATATCTATACGCATAGAAATTAAGGTGGAGGAGTATCCTTATCTAGGTAGGGGCATTATGGCGGTAAAAGGAGAGAAACATTTAAGGGCCATTTTGAGTTCATCCATTATCCATACAATAGTTGCATATGGGCATTGCCAAAAAAACATGAATGACAACAGATAGGTCTTCACTTAGCAACCCTGGGAGGACAGATGAAGGTGGGCTCATTCGAGACCAGAACTACAACTGGTTTATAGGTTTCATCCGTAATATTGGGATAGCTATCGGTGTGGATGTTGAGTTGTGGGCTCTCAAAGATGGGTTAACTATTTGTAGAGAGTTAAATCTATCAGCTGTTGAGATTGAGATTGATGCTAAAGTTGTCCTTGGGTGGGTTTCAGATACCTATAACTGTAACTTACACCATGCAGCTCTTATTTTGGATTGCAAGACTCTTATCAGCCAGATTCCTCAGGTGAGGATGAACCACTGTTTCCGTGAAGCAAGTAAGTGTGTGGATGCCCTTGCAAGGAGAGGATCGGAGTTGGATCaagattttattgtttttgataGTCCAACTATGGACATTGTTATGTTGCTTTATTATGATAAGTTGGGTGTGTACTATGAGAGGCTTTGCCCTTAAACTTCTACTGATGTTGCTTAGTTCTTAATTCTATCtattttctacccaaaaaaaaaaaaaaaaaaaaaacatgaatgaCAATTTCCATACTTTTGTGGCAGCATGGGTGGATTGATGTCTTGGATTTGCATTCAActttaaacataaaatttaaccTTTCTTTGAATGGGGCTAATGCTCAAACTTGGGTCAAAGTTTAataatttggaatttggtttgGAACTCTTAAAATTGTATAtcatatctatatctatataatatctaaaagtcAAAgcgtaatatttattattgttatgctCCACATCAACGTAGCAATTTGGTAAACATAGGTCTATTCCGTTcattttggtccaattcagtTTACTTTGGTCAATTCGGTctacttcagtccattttgATTCAATTCGTTCCATTTAGTCCATTTCGGTCCAAATCAATTCCCTTTGTtccattcggtccactttggtctattttggtccaatttgttCCATTCTGTATATTTCGGTCCAATTTGTTCCATATGGTCATTTTGGACAAATTGGGGCTTCAATTGattcattttgtaggttttcttttcaattttaggctcaaaatttgattttttttccttaatttttgggttgaaaattaTGAAATGTTATTCTATTTGAGCCAAACTATTTagttttgggcttaaaaaaatgcattagaaattagagaCATGGGCcctaaaaaagataaaaattataaatattaaaaaattaccaGAAAGTAtgaaacttaaaattggaaaattcttttaaataacACATGCACTATTTaatctacaaattttatattatattcttataaaataattatattacattttctcATGCATCATGTGAGTTTGCAAGtagtataatatattaaattggaagcttaataaaaaattcaaac
This DNA window, taken from Quercus robur chromosome 2, dhQueRobu3.1, whole genome shotgun sequence, encodes the following:
- the LOC126716152 gene encoding uncharacterized protein LOC126716152; the encoded protein is MTTDRSSLSNPGRTDEGGLIRDQNYNWFIGFIRNIGIAIGVDVELWALKDGLTICRELNLSAVEIEIDAKVVLGWVSDTYNCNLHHAALILDCKTLISQIPQVRMNHCFREASKCVDALARRGSELDQDFIVFDSPTMDIVMLLYYDKLGVYYERLCP